The sequence aaacaagtaagaaatgtaatatttctgaAAAGTAAGATGTTATCCCTGTCAAACACTCATGGCTAAACTAAAATTCTGATAAAGGTTAAAGCTGGGGGTGTGGATTAATTTATCAATAAGGCACAACAACTTATGTGGTTTGGTTATCTTATGATAACCACACCCCTATAAGGCACTAGTAAAAAGACACATTTCtttaactataaataaataaaacgttgtCTGGTGCCAGTCCTCTTTAATGTTTCTAAAGGAAATTTCAGGTAATATTTCTACATTCTCAATTTTATAATGATATAATGTGCTATATTAAATATGGTAACCTATTTAGTGTCAAGAGTACAATGTGTATGAGTTGTTAATGCTTGTGTATTGCAGTCCAAAAATGTAATGGAACGTGGTTATAGATTTTCATAGTAGATTGTTATTTGAACATGTTTGTGAGAACAGCTTAGGAAAGGAAGGAGCCCTCTACAGAATTGTGTAAACAGGCACTTAAAAACAAGATATCTGTCTGTTTGACCTTGTTTAAACAATTGGattgaatacaaatataaaacccATTACTTTCTATAAgtgatttattttcatgtatttttacaaaaaacaaacaaacaaaaaaaagctttttgattACTGTTGAAATTAAGCATTATATATCCTGTGACAGGTTAGCCAAGGGTGACGTACCCAAACCAGAAGCTGACAGACAACAGGTAGGTACTCAGATGAAAGGCGCGTTTTTGCTCTGTTTTTATTgcgacaaaataaaaataaatatttttacaaaaacaacactcacaAACTTATACACATATGACTAAATTACAAacactcaaacaataattcaataaacagcACCAGCCACATTCTTAAGAGCTGTCTGGCAAATACGACCTAACAATGCATTGTTTTCTAACGAAACACAAAATCCATAAATCATAATACAGTCATCCGTTCTTaaacataaacaacacattttattaatatgcagggctttgccctgccctctATTATCCTGTGCAGGGCTTCcttctgctctgccacatatccAAATACCAAAGTACCAAAATCCAAAAGTTTGGGAATGCTTGACACTGTTTACCTACTTAATGTTCTTCTGTGATGTCTGTGCTGTCAATAAAGTTTGTTTGCgagcaaataaaaacatattcaccGCCCATTAATACCTGCTCTGACTTTATTTACTGTAGCAACTGCAGTAAGTCGTTCTTGATATAGCTTAATTGTCACCTGAAATTAACCAATTTAATGAGATTGAATTTCCTATTAAATGCAGAATATATGGAATGAAGTGAATGGAATGTGTGGAATGTGGTTGATCAATTGAATGCCCCTGGCCACATGATATAAAAGGCAACAAAAGCAGTTTgtaggagagaagagagaggagagaggagagagatagcgAGATAGCGAGATAGCTTAAGTgggttattgtgtttattttgaagagttttaCTTGTCAAGTTTTGTTCctatgttttgtttgctttgttatttgtGATTTCTTAAAAGTGTGCAGACCTGTCTTGCCTGGGATGCTGTGCCACAATAACAAAGCCATTTTAATGATATGCAATTTTGGCTAACAAGGTAAGGGTGCAAAAGGAATGTGACTTTACATCTAGGAGATATCTAAAATACAGATGTCCCTGGGATGtgcattaaaactaaaataacttaCAATCAGAGGTAGGACAGATAATGCTGAGCATAAGAGTAGAATCCAAATATCAGCCTGGATGCAATAAAAAGCTGTgcttcttgtgttttgtttcagaaaGCCAAAATGCCGAGTTTGGATTCCAGTGATCTAGAGGATCTCTTTGTAAATTTCACCTTTAATAACACATATTTTGATTTCGATCCAAGCACCTCTCCCTGCCTTGATTTAGTTATTGGCATCAACAGTAAGGTTCTGGTGAGTCTCTACTCACTAGTGTTCATCTTGAGTCTAGTAGGGAACACCATTGTGGTGCTGGTGGTTAGATACAGGCAGCAGACAATATCCCCTACTGACGTGTACCTGGTAAACTTGGCTTTTGCTGACCTTATTCTTGCCCTCACAGTGCCCTTCTGGGCAGTCTATGGTAGCTCTGAATGGATTTTCAGTGACTCAGTGAGCCAGACACTGCAGCAGTTGAACTTCTACAGTGGAATCCTGCTGTTAGTGTGTATCCGTGTGGACACCATTACCCTGATGAACTATAGAGTCGTATGTGCATTGGTCTGGCTGGTGGCAATCTACCTTTCCCTGTCCAACCTGCTCTATCAGAAGGTTTTCCCTATGTCACTAGGTGACATTCTGTATTGCCCTGAGAATGTAGGACATGAAGACATAGAGATGTGGCAAGTTCCCGTCTGCATCTTTAGGCCTGCAGTTAATTTTTTTGTGCCTCTGGTAATTTTATTCTTTGACCTATTTTTAAACAATTGCTTCAGGAAGCAAGCCCAAACATCCCAGGCTGAAAACAACCAGAAAAAACATCTCATCTTCGCAGTGCTGTTGGTATTCATAATCGCTTGGTGTCCATACAACTTGGTCAACTTGGTCGACACCTTAATGATGTTGCACATTATCAATGAGACGTGCAGTGTTCGGGTTCACATCGATGCTGCCCTGCTGATTACCGGGATCCTGTGCTTTCTACACTGCTGCATCAACCCCATTTTGTACACCATAATCTGGAAGAAGTTCAGACAGGATCTCTTTAGGATTCTTATGAGAACAGGGTTCAGAAGGGAACAAGTTTCTGAGAGCTTTTCACTGGGAGACATTTCTCCAACTCGCAACTAATGAAGGTGTGAG is a genomic window of Polyodon spathula isolate WHYD16114869_AA chromosome 6, ASM1765450v1, whole genome shotgun sequence containing:
- the LOC121316933 gene encoding C-X-C chemokine receptor type 1-like, with product MPSLDSSDLEDLFVNFTFNNTYFDFDPSTSPCLDLVIGINSKVLVSLYSLVFILSLVGNTIVVLVVRYRQQTISPTDVYLVNLAFADLILALTVPFWAVYGSSEWIFSDSVSQTLQQLNFYSGILLLVCIRVDTITLMNYRVVCALVWLVAIYLSLSNLLYQKVFPMSLGDILYCPENVGHEDIEMWQVPVCIFRPAVNFFVPLVILFFDLFLNNCFRKQAQTSQAENNQKKHLIFAVLLVFIIAWCPYNLVNLVDTLMMLHIINETCSVRVHIDAALLITGILCFLHCCINPILYTIIWKKFRQDLFRILMRTGFRREQVSESFSLGDISPTRN